From the genome of Pedobacter sp. MC2016-14, one region includes:
- a CDS encoding MerR family transcriptional regulator: MPYKEREINKMYYTMGEVTEMFGVNASQIRFYEKEFEVLQPKKNKKGNRLFSPEDIENLKIIFHLVDDKGFTLKGAKEHLKNNSSEVKENQKIIDSLEKLKSFLLKLNDEI, from the coding sequence ATGCCTTACAAAGAACGGGAAATCAATAAAATGTATTACACCATGGGTGAAGTCACCGAAATGTTTGGTGTAAATGCTTCTCAGATCCGCTTTTATGAAAAGGAATTTGAAGTGCTGCAGCCTAAGAAAAATAAAAAAGGAAACAGACTGTTCAGTCCGGAAGACATAGAAAACCTGAAGATTATATTTCACCTGGTAGACGATAAAGGTTTTACCCTTAAAGGAGCCAAAGAACATCTAAAAAATAACAGTAGTGAAGTAAAGGAAAATCAAAAAATCATCGATTCCCTTGAAAAACTGAAAAGCTTTTTGCTGAAGCTTAACGATGAAATTTAA
- the alaS gene encoding alanine--tRNA ligase: MTAKEIRQAYLKFFESKQHHIVPSAPIVVKNDPTLMFTNAGMNQFKDLFLGEAAIKYPRVTDTQRCLRVSGKHNDLEEVGIDTYHHTMFEMLGNWSFGDYFKKEALSWSWELLTEVYKIPKDQLYVSIFEGDEREGLPRDTEAFEIWKQFVPEDRIILGNKKDNFWEMGDTGPCGPCSEIHVDCRTAEERAAVSGKDLVNADHPQVIEIWNNVFMQFNRLKDGSLQPLPAQHVDTGMGFERLVRVLQQKSSNYDTDVFQPLIQFIAAHADVVYGADEKTDIAMRVMADHIRAISFVIADGQLPSNTKAGYVIRRILRRAVRYAYTFLNLKEPFLNQLVPVLANQFSGVFEELVLQQEFVQKVVLEEEISFLRTLATGIQRFENYTRKQGELLMSENAIELEKSFEDAWVYSILKDQMVISGEFAFELQDTYGFPIDLTELMAREQRWTVDMEEYQKALLKQKERSRAATAIDTGDWVAVHPELEVEFVGYDDFEAETKIIKYRKVNSKGKEHYQMVLSKTPFYAESGGQVGDTGRLEDHSRLFSVEVTDTKKENGVIVHYTDTLPEDVEGFFWAVIDEGKRLLSQDNHTATHLLHAALKKVLGTHVNQKGSLVNADYLRFDFSHFAKITEEELAKIEHLVNQKVRENIPLKEQRYVPYDEAISSGVTALFGEKYGELVRIITFDDHYSKELCGGTHVKATGQIGYFKIISESAVAAGVRRIEAITADKAEAFVLHQNKELNELRALLKGNKDLTAAVSGLLEENAKLKKDADKAAGEHAAGLKHEIVHHLKTINGVNMIAVHVELPNAEAVKNLAFGVKDIVDDLYLVLTTLIDDKPGITVMLSENLVKDKGMNASAIVRELAKDIQGGGGGQPFYATAGGKNASGLTAVLEKAHTFIK, translated from the coding sequence ATGACAGCAAAAGAAATCAGGCAGGCTTACTTAAAATTTTTTGAATCTAAACAACATCATATCGTTCCATCGGCACCCATAGTGGTAAAAAATGATCCTACCCTGATGTTTACCAATGCAGGTATGAATCAGTTTAAAGATTTGTTTTTAGGTGAGGCAGCCATAAAATATCCCCGTGTAACAGATACGCAACGTTGTTTGCGTGTGTCTGGAAAGCACAATGATCTGGAGGAGGTAGGTATTGATACCTATCACCATACCATGTTTGAAATGTTGGGCAACTGGAGTTTTGGTGATTATTTTAAGAAAGAAGCATTGAGCTGGAGTTGGGAACTACTGACTGAAGTTTATAAAATTCCTAAAGATCAATTGTATGTTTCCATTTTTGAGGGTGATGAAAGAGAGGGCTTGCCGAGAGATACGGAAGCTTTTGAGATCTGGAAGCAATTTGTGCCGGAAGACCGCATCATTTTAGGTAATAAAAAAGACAATTTCTGGGAGATGGGAGATACTGGCCCATGTGGTCCCTGCTCTGAAATTCATGTAGATTGTCGTACTGCTGAGGAGCGTGCAGCAGTTAGTGGAAAAGATTTGGTGAATGCAGACCATCCTCAGGTTATAGAGATCTGGAACAATGTATTTATGCAGTTTAACCGACTGAAAGATGGTTCTTTACAGCCTTTACCAGCTCAACATGTTGATACCGGAATGGGTTTTGAGCGATTGGTGCGCGTATTGCAGCAGAAGTCATCTAACTATGATACAGACGTATTTCAACCCCTGATTCAGTTCATCGCCGCCCATGCTGATGTAGTATATGGTGCTGATGAAAAAACTGACATCGCCATGCGTGTGATGGCTGACCATATCCGGGCAATTTCTTTTGTAATTGCGGATGGACAACTTCCCTCTAATACGAAGGCAGGATATGTTATCCGCCGGATTTTACGCCGTGCAGTACGTTATGCTTACACATTTTTAAACTTGAAGGAGCCCTTTTTAAACCAATTGGTGCCAGTTTTGGCCAATCAGTTTAGTGGTGTTTTTGAGGAATTGGTATTGCAGCAGGAATTTGTACAGAAGGTAGTTCTGGAAGAGGAGATTTCCTTTTTAAGAACACTGGCGACAGGGATTCAGCGCTTTGAAAATTATACCCGGAAACAAGGGGAATTGCTGATGTCTGAGAATGCTATTGAACTGGAGAAATCTTTTGAGGATGCCTGGGTTTACAGTATTTTGAAAGACCAAATGGTCATATCTGGTGAATTTGCATTTGAATTGCAGGATACCTATGGTTTCCCAATTGACCTGACTGAACTGATGGCAAGAGAGCAGCGCTGGACGGTAGATATGGAAGAGTATCAAAAAGCACTTTTGAAACAAAAAGAGCGTTCAAGGGCTGCTACCGCAATTGATACAGGCGACTGGGTTGCTGTTCATCCGGAGCTTGAAGTTGAGTTTGTAGGTTATGACGATTTTGAGGCGGAAACAAAAATCATAAAGTACCGTAAGGTAAATTCTAAAGGTAAAGAACACTACCAGATGGTATTGAGCAAGACTCCTTTTTATGCTGAAAGTGGCGGACAGGTAGGTGATACCGGCAGATTAGAAGACCATAGCCGCCTGTTTTCTGTTGAAGTGACCGATACAAAAAAGGAAAATGGTGTGATTGTTCATTATACAGACACTTTACCTGAAGATGTTGAAGGATTTTTCTGGGCAGTAATAGACGAGGGTAAGCGTTTGTTATCTCAAGACAACCATACGGCTACGCATCTGCTTCATGCAGCGTTAAAAAAGGTGTTGGGTACACATGTGAACCAAAAAGGTTCTCTGGTAAATGCGGACTACCTGCGTTTTGACTTTTCTCATTTTGCGAAGATTACTGAGGAAGAACTGGCAAAAATTGAGCATCTGGTGAATCAGAAGGTGCGGGAAAATATTCCTTTAAAAGAACAGCGTTATGTACCATATGATGAGGCTATATCCAGTGGTGTTACCGCGCTTTTTGGAGAGAAATATGGTGAGTTGGTGCGGATCATTACTTTTGATGACCACTATTCTAAGGAGCTTTGTGGTGGCACGCATGTAAAGGCAACCGGACAGATTGGTTATTTTAAAATAATTTCGGAAAGCGCCGTTGCCGCGGGCGTAAGACGTATAGAAGCGATTACTGCAGATAAAGCGGAAGCTTTTGTATTGCACCAAAATAAGGAACTAAACGAATTGCGTGCCTTATTAAAAGGCAATAAAGACCTTACAGCCGCGGTATCTGGACTACTGGAGGAAAATGCGAAACTTAAAAAAGACGCAGATAAAGCCGCCGGAGAACACGCTGCAGGCTTAAAACATGAGATTGTGCATCATCTTAAAACCATTAACGGTGTAAATATGATTGCGGTACATGTTGAGCTTCCTAATGCGGAGGCGGTGAAAAACTTAGCTTTTGGTGTAAAGGATATTGTTGATGACTTGTATCTTGTTTTGACAACTTTAATTGATGATAAGCCTGGTATTACGGTGATGCTTTCTGAGAATCTGGTAAAGGATAAGGGCATGAATGCTTCTGCAATTGTGCGGGAGCTTGCTAAAGACATACAGGGCGGGGGCGGGGGACAACCCTTTTATGCCACTGCCGGAGGTAAAAATGCCAGTGGCCTGACGGCTGTGCTGGAAAAGGCCCACACGTTTATTAAGTAA
- a CDS encoding chloride channel protein, producing MYVKLANYVDAINKYRRTKISNRNFLIVAALVVGVLAGLAASLLKALTHHIEDFLQSGFHWQYKYYLFLVFPLIGILLSVLYVRRFIRKGTFETGLTPLLFTISKKSSKVESHNIYSQIITAALTVGFGGSTGLEAPIVTSGAGIGSVVGRFLGLSYRETTMLLACGAAAGIAGAFNSPIAGIVFAIEILLPEFTIPSFIPLLLASATAAVIARLFYNEQLFFLVTEGWKFNALIWYVLLAILIGLFSIYFNKAYYFIKKTFYKIKHPYYKVLVGGTLLGGMVFLFPTLYGEGYITIKNLLSGSYSSVVSNSIFSGYSTLPWVIILFTIVTVFAKSAATLVTLSAGGNGGIFAPSLIMGGLIGFVLAYTINTLGFAQVNVANFIVAGMAASLSAIMHAPLTGIFLIAEITGGYVLMVPLMITSAIAYLINRSKNKYSIYTKPLAESGGHRALLKWNKKGSSY from the coding sequence ATGTATGTAAAATTGGCTAATTATGTAGACGCAATCAATAAGTACAGGAGGACTAAAATATCTAACAGGAACTTTTTGATTGTTGCTGCACTTGTGGTAGGGGTATTGGCCGGATTGGCAGCATCTTTATTAAAAGCCCTTACACATCACATTGAGGATTTTTTACAAAGTGGTTTTCATTGGCAGTACAAATATTACCTGTTCCTTGTTTTCCCGCTCATCGGTATTTTGCTTTCAGTATTGTATGTTAGACGTTTTATCAGAAAGGGTACGTTTGAAACAGGACTTACGCCTTTACTTTTTACGATATCCAAAAAGTCTAGCAAGGTAGAATCTCATAATATCTATTCGCAGATCATTACTGCCGCATTGACTGTGGGTTTTGGTGGGTCTACGGGTTTGGAAGCACCCATTGTGACCAGTGGTGCAGGTATAGGATCTGTAGTTGGCCGTTTTTTGGGGCTGTCTTATAGAGAAACTACGATGTTGCTGGCCTGTGGCGCTGCGGCAGGGATTGCAGGGGCATTTAATAGTCCGATAGCCGGAATTGTTTTTGCGATTGAGATTTTATTACCGGAATTTACGATTCCTTCTTTTATCCCATTATTGCTGGCTTCGGCAACAGCAGCTGTTATAGCAAGACTTTTTTATAATGAACAATTATTTTTTCTGGTAACCGAGGGATGGAAGTTTAACGCATTGATATGGTACGTCTTACTCGCAATTTTGATAGGGCTGTTTTCTATCTATTTTAATAAAGCTTATTATTTTATAAAAAAGACTTTTTATAAAATTAAGCATCCTTATTATAAAGTATTGGTAGGTGGTACTTTGCTTGGCGGGATGGTATTTTTATTTCCTACTTTGTATGGCGAGGGTTACATTACCATTAAAAATTTACTGAGTGGGAGTTATAGTTCTGTGGTAAGTAATAGTATATTCTCTGGTTACAGTACTTTGCCCTGGGTAATTATATTATTTACCATTGTGACTGTTTTTGCAAAGTCTGCCGCTACGCTTGTTACACTTAGTGCCGGTGGAAACGGCGGTATCTTTGCCCCAAGTTTAATTATGGGCGGATTGATAGGTTTTGTTTTGGCTTACACCATTAATACCTTAGGCTTTGCGCAGGTGAACGTGGCTAATTTTATAGTGGCGGGAATGGCAGCATCTTTAAGTGCCATTATGCATGCGCCTTTAACCGGTATTTTTTTAATTGCGGAGATTACAGGTGGATATGTGTTAATGGTACCGTTAATGATCACCTCAGCTATTGCTTACCTGATTAACAGGAGCAAGAACAAGTACTCTATTTACACCAAACCATTGGCTGAAAGTGGCGGACACAGGGCTTTATTGAAATGGAATAAAAAAGGTTCGTCGTATTGA
- a CDS encoding RluA family pseudouridine synthase, producing MKYPSFKDLILFEDHDHIVVNKPPFVASLDERGGSGEVNILRLAKQYSADAQVCHRLDKETSGAIIIAKNPEAYRSVSMQFEKRKVKKTYHAVVDGQFTFEELFIDLPILNDGNKSVTIDRKEGKRAETIFNSIKFYRHYTLVECKPITGRMHQIRIHLATQRAAIVGDDMYRGKPVFLSSIKKGYRLSKDEEELPIMKRFALHAKHLVFKGMDGNDIEIEAPYPKDFATLIKLLDKFDS from the coding sequence TTGAAATATCCTTCCTTTAAAGATTTGATCTTGTTTGAAGATCATGATCATATTGTTGTTAATAAGCCGCCATTTGTAGCCTCTCTGGATGAACGTGGCGGCTCCGGAGAAGTAAATATCCTTCGTCTTGCTAAACAGTACAGTGCAGATGCACAAGTTTGTCACCGATTAGATAAAGAAACTTCTGGCGCAATTATTATTGCCAAGAACCCTGAAGCTTACCGTTCTGTATCTATGCAGTTCGAAAAACGGAAGGTTAAGAAAACCTATCATGCTGTTGTTGATGGTCAGTTTACTTTTGAAGAGTTATTTATTGATTTGCCTATTTTAAATGATGGTAATAAAAGTGTAACCATAGATCGTAAAGAAGGTAAACGTGCAGAAACCATCTTTAATTCCATCAAATTTTACAGACATTATACACTGGTGGAGTGCAAACCCATTACGGGTAGAATGCACCAGATCCGAATTCACCTTGCTACTCAGCGTGCCGCTATTGTTGGTGACGACATGTACAGGGGAAAGCCAGTGTTTTTATCTAGCATTAAAAAGGGATACCGCTTATCTAAAGATGAGGAGGAGCTCCCCATCATGAAACGTTTTGCATTACATGCAAAGCATTTAGTGTTTAAGGGGATGGATGGTAATGATATTGAAATAGAGGCACCTTATCCTAAAGATTTTGCAACGCTGATAAAGCTGCTGGATAAATTTGATAGTTAG
- a CDS encoding TlpA disulfide reductase family protein yields the protein MMMKRFGAVLMAALLFGGCANEDKFILEGAFEHSAPQAKVYLFAMDKANPIPLDSTVLSDKGEFKFKHETEGVDFFKVTVGSNEYMIIAKNGDRIQLNADLDDKDMHYSLSGAEEADKLQDLNTTKNKHIQKLAEIKQLFDDQVAKEPAKRQQIIERLMPGYTKEAEQLDAAILKFAQDNPTTLTGFYAINLLNPSVYEKEMIAYSDKIGSTFGKNAAVVEFLTRMAKLKSVQTGAIAPDFTINTIEGKNIKLSDFKGKYVLLDFWASWCGPCREENPNVVQAYKNYKDRNFTILSVSLDKDPKQWKQAIQTDGLTWTHAGELQDFDGPSVKLFQVEAIPASFLIDPSGKIIAKNLRAADLQSFLNKSLPKL from the coding sequence ATGATGATGAAGAGATTTGGAGCTGTTTTGATGGCTGCATTGCTATTTGGAGGATGTGCCAACGAGGATAAATTTATACTAGAAGGTGCTTTTGAGCATTCTGCCCCGCAGGCTAAAGTATATCTTTTTGCCATGGATAAGGCAAATCCAATACCTCTGGATTCTACAGTTTTATCTGATAAAGGTGAATTTAAATTCAAACACGAAACTGAAGGGGTAGACTTTTTTAAAGTTACCGTCGGTTCAAATGAATATATGATTATTGCTAAGAATGGCGACCGTATTCAACTTAATGCTGATTTAGACGATAAAGATATGCATTATAGTCTTTCTGGTGCGGAGGAGGCTGATAAACTTCAGGATTTGAATACGACGAAAAATAAGCACATCCAGAAACTTGCCGAAATTAAACAGTTGTTTGATGATCAGGTAGCAAAGGAGCCAGCCAAAAGACAGCAGATTATTGAACGTTTGATGCCTGGTTATACAAAAGAAGCAGAGCAACTAGATGCTGCAATATTGAAATTTGCACAGGATAACCCAACTACGCTGACGGGTTTTTATGCCATTAATTTACTCAATCCTTCTGTTTATGAAAAGGAGATGATTGCCTATTCGGATAAGATTGGCAGTACATTTGGGAAAAATGCTGCAGTGGTGGAGTTCTTAACGCGCATGGCTAAGTTAAAAAGCGTTCAAACAGGTGCGATTGCGCCAGATTTTACCATAAATACGATAGAAGGAAAAAATATCAAACTTTCAGACTTTAAGGGTAAATATGTATTGCTTGATTTCTGGGCATCCTGGTGTGGGCCTTGCCGGGAAGAAAATCCAAATGTAGTTCAGGCTTACAAAAATTATAAAGACAGAAACTTTACCATTCTTAGTGTTTCTCTTGATAAAGATCCCAAACAATGGAAACAGGCCATACAGACTGACGGTTTAACCTGGACGCATGCAGGTGAACTTCAGGACTTTGATGGCCCTTCTGTTAAGTTGTTTCAGGTTGAAGCTATTCCTGCTTCTTTCCTGATTGATCCATCAGGAAAAATCATTGCAAAAAATTTAAGAGCAGCAGACTTACAGTCCTTTTTAAACAAGAGTTTACCAAAATTGTAA
- a CDS encoding response regulator transcription factor, whose product MSGVKQKILIVDDEPDILELVEYNLKKEGYQVFVANNGQEGIALAKKVHPDLIILDIMMPKMDGIEACRLMRAIPEFKNTFMVFLTARSEEYSEIAGFNVGADDYIAKPIKPRALVSRINAILRRNVSNDEISENKVEIGDLVIDREAYLVYQDGKKVVLAKKEFELLYLLASKPGKVYTRESILKNIWEDSVVVTNRTIDVHIRKLREKLGESYVATVKGVGYKFELS is encoded by the coding sequence ATGAGTGGTGTAAAACAGAAAATATTAATTGTTGACGATGAACCGGATATTTTAGAATTAGTTGAATACAACCTTAAGAAAGAAGGTTATCAGGTTTTTGTGGCAAATAACGGACAAGAGGGGATTGCGCTGGCTAAAAAAGTTCATCCGGATTTAATTATCCTGGATATTATGATGCCTAAAATGGATGGCATTGAGGCTTGCAGGTTAATGCGTGCTATACCTGAATTTAAAAATACTTTTATGGTTTTTTTAACTGCCCGCAGTGAAGAATATTCTGAGATTGCCGGATTTAATGTTGGTGCCGACGATTATATTGCTAAGCCTATTAAACCACGTGCACTGGTGAGCCGTATCAATGCAATTTTGAGAAGGAATGTAAGCAACGATGAGATTTCTGAAAATAAAGTGGAAATTGGTGACCTGGTAATTGACAGGGAAGCTTATTTGGTATACCAGGATGGAAAGAAGGTTGTTTTGGCTAAAAAGGAATTTGAATTGCTTTACTTGCTGGCCTCTAAACCAGGCAAGGTTTACACAAGGGAATCTATTCTGAAGAACATTTGGGAAGACTCTGTAGTGGTAACCAACCGGACTATAGACGTGCACATTCGTAAATTAAGGGAAAAATTAGGTGAAAGTTACGTAGCTACTGTAAAAGGCGTAGGCTATAAATTTGAACTTTCTTAA
- the gatB gene encoding Asp-tRNA(Asn)/Glu-tRNA(Gln) amidotransferase subunit GatB, with protein MSTNTNLDVPEFELVSGLEIHVQLNTKSKIFSSDSASFGASGNEHISAVSLGLPGALPKLNKAVVEKAVRMGLALNCTINQLNYFDRKNYFYADLPKGYQITQDNEPICKNGYIDLTLSDGTERRIGINRIHLEEDAGKSMHDQDEQYSFVDLNRAGVPLIEIVTEPDIRSAEEASVLLTEMRKLVRHLNVSDGNMEEGSLRCDANISIREAGSTEFGTRCEVKNLNSIRNVRRAMDFEYIRQKELVLSGGAIVQSTLNFDAEQGTTSPMRTKEMANDYRYFPDPDLPPVSISDEWLLELKAGMPALPRAITEQLMKDLGVSLSDAVILAEDTDLLSFFNATLLDVKTPKSLVNWLVGPVRAMLNEKGILIKDINLTATQFAAVVNLVDDKKITQQVALQQLLPALMKGDGGNVFALAEEMNLLIEDNVDELSVFADQVLEKYAAQVQAYKKGKKGVLGLFVGEVIKLAKGKADPQKVSALLEEKLK; from the coding sequence ATGAGTACAAATACAAACCTTGACGTTCCGGAATTTGAATTGGTTTCTGGCTTAGAGATTCATGTACAGTTAAATACGAAATCAAAAATATTTTCTTCTGACAGCGCTTCTTTTGGTGCCAGTGGAAACGAACACATCTCTGCTGTGTCTTTGGGTTTGCCGGGTGCGCTTCCAAAACTAAACAAAGCAGTGGTTGAAAAGGCAGTTAGAATGGGACTAGCCCTAAATTGCACCATTAATCAGCTGAACTACTTTGACCGTAAAAATTACTTTTATGCGGATTTGCCAAAGGGTTATCAGATTACTCAGGACAATGAGCCTATTTGTAAGAATGGTTATATCGATTTGACGCTTAGCGATGGTACGGAACGCAGGATCGGTATCAACAGAATACACCTGGAAGAGGACGCGGGAAAGAGTATGCACGATCAGGATGAGCAGTATTCTTTTGTAGACTTAAACCGGGCGGGTGTACCTTTGATAGAAATTGTTACTGAACCGGATATCAGGAGTGCTGAAGAAGCTTCGGTATTGCTAACTGAAATGAGAAAGCTGGTTCGGCATTTAAATGTTAGTGATGGCAATATGGAAGAGGGGAGCTTGCGCTGCGATGCGAATATTTCCATCCGTGAAGCAGGCAGCACTGAATTTGGCACACGGTGTGAGGTGAAAAACCTGAATTCTATCCGTAATGTTCGCCGTGCTATGGATTTTGAATACATCAGACAGAAAGAGCTGGTGTTGAGCGGAGGGGCGATTGTACAGAGTACTTTAAATTTTGATGCTGAACAGGGTACTACTTCGCCTATGCGAACTAAGGAAATGGCAAATGACTACCGTTATTTTCCTGATCCTGATCTCCCTCCTGTATCCATATCAGACGAATGGCTGTTGGAACTTAAAGCTGGAATGCCAGCCTTACCAAGAGCGATTACGGAACAGCTAATGAAAGATTTAGGTGTGTCGCTTTCTGATGCGGTAATTCTTGCTGAAGATACTGATTTGTTGTCCTTTTTTAATGCTACACTTCTGGACGTAAAAACGCCAAAGAGCCTTGTAAACTGGTTGGTTGGTCCTGTAAGGGCGATGTTAAATGAAAAAGGGATATTGATAAAAGACATTAACCTAACTGCGACGCAGTTTGCCGCGGTTGTTAACCTCGTTGACGATAAGAAAATTACCCAGCAAGTGGCGTTACAGCAGCTTTTGCCTGCGCTGATGAAAGGTGATGGAGGAAATGTATTTGCCCTTGCTGAGGAAATGAATTTACTTATTGAGGATAACGTAGACGAACTTAGTGTTTTTGCCGACCAGGTATTGGAAAAGTATGCGGCTCAGGTGCAAGCTTATAAAAAAGGTAAAAAAGGGGTACTAGGCTTGTTTGTTGGTGAAGTGATTAAGCTTGCAAAAGGCAAAGCTGACCCTCAAAAGGTAAGTGCGTTGCTGGAGGAAAAACTTAAATAA
- a CDS encoding helix-hairpin-helix domain-containing protein, producing the protein MPGTKTPFLKRTATALAFIAVSTHFAHAQQLQDQFIRDLVESLAETVPEDYDLSEISDRLHYYNKHPIDLNHSSGETLKNLIFLSPLQISNLFNHLKTNGMLLDLLELQSINGFDVETIQKIMPFVTLRSEGRLNSLSLKNLSSKGNHDLILRYAKTLEVQKGFTDLPGSRYLGSPEKLLGRYHYNYNDLLSVFLIVKKDAGEYLFAGNNKRSFDFMSAHIALSNVGRLKKIVVGDYNLQFGQGLTLWTGFGYGKGPDVTSVAKKDLGLKPSTSSNNLAYLRGVSATITLFKDIDFSPFISLKKLDASLSKPVDEVQTLVNLSTSGLHRTATEIKNKGSQEQMLYGAALQYHNNNLSIGTVLYHSSYKHPFITGTSAYNKYSFTGRQLSNAGLHYNYTYNNLYLYGEAAHSINGGSAFINGVMASLSRTISAVLVHRWYAVNYHNFFAQGMGENSEANNEKGLYAGLNFIPNKTWNAALYADVFQFPWLKYRIDAASGGYDLLSQLSFNPSKTFKSIARLKVKLKAQNPDDPLSENLLDEVYKYNYRLKSDYQYNRKLSFQNCIETVQYKKGKSKTETGILVYQDIDYSFPKTALSGNLRLAWFHTSSYNSRLYAYEEDVLYGFGSGMYNGQGYRTFLNLRYRLGKRINIWTRYAISIYPNLTTISSGLDEIQGNKKSEFKIQLRYEF; encoded by the coding sequence ATGCCCGGAACAAAAACTCCATTCTTAAAAAGAACCGCAACGGCGCTTGCCTTTATCGCAGTCAGCACCCATTTTGCCCATGCGCAACAACTCCAGGACCAGTTTATCAGAGACCTGGTAGAAAGTCTTGCTGAAACAGTTCCTGAAGATTATGATCTTTCAGAAATCAGCGATCGCTTACATTATTACAATAAGCACCCTATAGACTTAAACCACAGCAGCGGCGAAACGCTAAAAAACCTGATCTTCCTCAGCCCTTTACAAATCAGCAACTTATTCAATCATTTAAAAACAAATGGCATGCTGCTGGACCTGCTTGAACTTCAATCCATAAATGGATTTGATGTAGAAACAATTCAAAAAATAATGCCTTTTGTTACTTTACGTAGCGAGGGCAGGCTCAACAGCTTATCCCTTAAAAATCTAAGCAGTAAGGGTAATCATGATCTCATTTTAAGATACGCCAAAACGCTGGAAGTTCAAAAGGGTTTTACAGATCTTCCCGGAAGCAGGTATCTCGGCAGCCCTGAAAAACTATTGGGCAGGTATCATTACAACTACAATGATCTGCTCTCCGTATTTCTTATTGTAAAAAAGGATGCAGGAGAATATCTGTTTGCTGGAAATAACAAGCGTAGTTTTGATTTTATGTCTGCCCACATTGCCTTAAGCAATGTGGGTCGTTTAAAAAAAATAGTAGTGGGTGATTATAACCTGCAATTTGGGCAGGGCTTAACCTTATGGACAGGTTTTGGCTACGGAAAAGGACCAGATGTAACCAGTGTAGCTAAAAAAGACCTCGGACTCAAACCCTCCACCTCTTCAAATAATCTGGCCTACCTTAGAGGTGTCTCCGCAACAATTACCCTATTCAAAGACATAGACTTTAGCCCCTTCATTTCATTAAAAAAATTAGATGCCAGTTTATCCAAACCGGTAGATGAAGTACAAACGCTGGTCAATCTAAGCACCAGTGGCTTGCACCGCACTGCTACAGAGATAAAAAACAAAGGCAGTCAGGAGCAAATGCTGTATGGGGCAGCTTTACAATACCATAACAATAACCTCAGTATAGGCACGGTACTGTACCATTCCAGCTACAAGCATCCATTTATAACCGGTACATCAGCCTATAACAAATATAGTTTTACAGGCCGCCAGCTTAGTAACGCTGGCCTGCATTACAATTACACTTACAATAACCTCTATTTATATGGAGAAGCTGCACACAGCATCAATGGTGGCAGCGCATTTATCAATGGGGTAATGGCCAGCTTGTCCAGAACCATTTCAGCCGTATTAGTCCATCGTTGGTATGCTGTAAATTACCATAATTTCTTTGCCCAGGGCATGGGGGAAAACAGCGAAGCAAATAATGAAAAAGGGTTATACGCTGGCTTAAACTTTATCCCCAATAAAACCTGGAACGCAGCCCTTTATGCAGACGTATTTCAATTCCCCTGGCTAAAATACCGCATTGATGCAGCATCCGGAGGTTACGATTTGCTGAGCCAGCTCAGCTTTAATCCTTCTAAGACCTTCAAAAGCATCGCCCGTTTAAAAGTTAAACTGAAGGCGCAAAATCCAGATGATCCACTGTCAGAAAACTTGCTTGATGAGGTTTATAAATATAATTATAGACTAAAATCAGACTATCAATACAACAGGAAGCTTAGTTTCCAAAACTGTATTGAAACTGTTCAGTATAAAAAAGGAAAATCAAAAACAGAAACCGGTATTTTAGTCTATCAGGATATTGACTACAGTTTTCCTAAAACCGCACTTTCAGGAAACTTACGTCTGGCCTGGTTTCATACCTCATCTTACAACAGTCGTTTATATGCTTATGAAGAAGATGTTTTGTATGGTTTTGGCTCCGGAATGTACAATGGTCAGGGGTACAGAACTTTTCTTAACCTCAGGTATAGATTAGGTAAACGCATTAACATCTGGACCCGGTATGCTATTTCCATCTACCCTAACTTAACTACAATTAGCTCAGGGCTGGATGAAATACAGGGCAATAAAAAATCGGAGTTTAAAATTCAGCTGCGTTATGAATTCTGA